The stretch of DNA CTTAATATATTAAATTTTATTTATTTAAAATATGTCCAACGTCTTTTATATAATAAACTGTTGCATATTTAGTAAAAAATTCTTTTGCTTTTAACGATTCGATAATTTTATCTTTTGAACCTAAAAAGACTTCAATCTTAGTCCCCTTAAGCAGCAAAGCATTAAGCTTTTCTTCACTCCATTCATAATTTAGTAATTCATCTAGTTCTTCGTATTTTCCTAATTTAAAATATTTAGTACAATCAATATTACTAGGATAAGTAATATTATTTAAGAAATTATTGCAATAAGCCATTTCATCTTTTTTGAAAAACATTAATTGCATTCTTTTAAATTTTTTATCTTTAGTTTGGAAAAAAGCAGGAGAGAAGAGTTGAAGTTTATCAACTCTTTGATTTGAATTTAGTACTTCTTCAAAAGCTTTTATAGCTCCATGTGAAAAACCTGATATTGTAAAATCATTTTTTATAATATATTCAGAAAAAAGTTCTTCTTCATTTTCTAAAGAAAAACCTGAAAAATAATTTTTAGATATCATCAGATGTAATAACCTCATTTTTAAGCATTATCTCTTTTAATCTAGTTATCTCATCAGCATTGTGTGATAATTCAGCTCTCAAATCATTTTTAATATTATTTAATAATTCATCAACAGAATTTGACATTTTATATTTATTTACTATTTCATTTGCAATTTTATCTGCACTCTCTAAATCTTTATGATTTATTGCATATTTTTCTTTTTTCATCACTTCTACACCAATAAAACCAGCTAAATCTCTTCTAATATTTTCACATAATTCATGATAAGAAGGATATGTAGCATTAATTTTTTCAACACTTTCATCAAATAAAGCTACTTTATTCTTTGAAACAAATGCTTTTGATGCTTGATAAATAGATAAAATCTCTTTTTGTTTTTCATCTAATATCTTAATTTGTTTTTTCCCAAACTGAAGTTTATTCTTTGCTATTTCAATATCGTCACTATCTAATATTTTTGAGTTTCTTTTTATCATATTTAATAAAGCTTCATTAATTAATGTAGCTAAGGCAGCAGAACTAAAACCTGAAGTATCAATTGATAGTTGCTCGATATTTATTTCATGATTTTTTTCATTTAGATATAATTCTAAAATCTTTTTTCTATCTTCAATATTAGGAAGTCCAACATGAACTCGTCTATCAAATCTTCCTGCTCTTAAAAGTGCTTCGTCTAATACTTCAACTTTATTAGTTGCAGCAATTACAATAACACCACTATCACCTTCAAAACCATCCATTTGAGTTAGTAATTCATTTAAAGTAGATTCTCTCTCATCATTGGAAGTTCCACTTCTTTTTTTACCAACTGCATCAATTTCATCTATAAAAACAATAGCAGGAGCACTTTGTTTTGCTTTTGCAAATAGTTCTCTAACTTTCTTTGCACCCATTCCTACGTATATTTGTACAAATGATGCACCACTTTGATAGAAAAAAGGAACATCAGCTTCACCTGCAACTGCACGTGCAATTAATGTTTTTCCAACTCCTGGAGGTCCAATTAAAAGAA from Poseidonibacter antarcticus encodes:
- the bioV gene encoding pimelyl-ACP methyl ester esterase BioV — its product is MISKNYFSGFSLENEEELFSEYIIKNDFTISGFSHGAIKAFEEVLNSNQRVDKLQLFSPAFFQTKDKKFKRMQLMFFKKDEMAYCNNFLNNITYPSNIDCTKYFKLGKYEELDELLNYEWSEEKLNALLLKGTKIEVFLGSKDKIIESLKAKEFFTKYATVYYIKDVGHILNK
- a CDS encoding AAA family ATPase, translating into MSQNSDNKILDKNFKLMAISAMVLLILFLYTLYKGGSHIEGSSYYLGIGFLFILLFVALVIKLKQDKLKEYFNKNKKIKSFSSQLEESKANASNEDLNTNIQAVTSNVTFKDVAGIKEIKEELEEVVDFLNEPKKYLKYGVKLPKGVLLIGPPGVGKTLIARAVAGEADVPFFYQSGASFVQIYVGMGAKKVRELFAKAKQSAPAIVFIDEIDAVGKKRSGTSNDERESTLNELLTQMDGFEGDSGVIVIAATNKVEVLDEALLRAGRFDRRVHVGLPNIEDRKKILELYLNEKNHEINIEQLSIDTSGFSSAALATLINEALLNMIKRNSKILDSDDIEIAKNKLQFGKKQIKILDEKQKEILSIYQASKAFVSKNKVALFDESVEKINATYPSYHELCENIRRDLAGFIGVEVMKKEKYAINHKDLESADKIANEIVNKYKMSNSVDELLNNIKNDLRAELSHNADEITRLKEIMLKNEVITSDDI